A part of Bacillus thuringiensis genomic DNA contains:
- the argD gene encoding acetylornithine transaminase produces MTSHLFQTYGRRTIEFVKGTGTKVIDNNGKQYLDFTSGIGVCNLGHCHPTVLKGVQEQLDDIWHISNLFTNSLQEEVASLLTENRALDYVFFCNSGAEANEAALKLARKHTGKSLVVTCQQSFHGRTFGTMSATGQDKVKEGFGPLLPSFLHIPFNNIKALEEVMNEEVAAVMVEVVQGEGGVIPADLSFLKEIETLCNKFGSLFIIDEVQTGIGRTGTLFAYEQVGIEPDIVTVAKALGNGIPVGAMIGRKELGTSFTAGSHGSTFGGNYIAMAAAKEVLQVSKRPSFLKEVQEKGEYVLQKLQEELQHVECIQNIRGKGLMVGIECKHEVASFIEQLEKEGLLVLQAGPNVIRLLPPLIVTNEELEQAVYIIKKVVCTKNVSII; encoded by the coding sequence ATGACAAGCCATCTTTTTCAAACGTATGGCAGAAGAACTATTGAGTTTGTAAAGGGAACTGGAACGAAAGTTATTGATAATAACGGTAAGCAATATTTAGACTTCACATCAGGAATTGGCGTATGTAATTTAGGACATTGTCACCCTACTGTTCTCAAAGGTGTACAAGAGCAACTTGATGATATATGGCATATATCTAACCTGTTTACAAATAGCTTACAAGAAGAAGTTGCGTCATTATTAACAGAAAATAGAGCATTAGATTATGTGTTTTTCTGTAATAGCGGGGCAGAGGCAAATGAAGCAGCTTTGAAGTTAGCACGTAAGCATACTGGAAAATCTCTCGTCGTAACATGCCAGCAGTCTTTTCACGGTAGAACATTTGGAACGATGAGTGCAACGGGCCAAGATAAGGTAAAAGAAGGATTTGGTCCATTACTTCCATCTTTTTTACATATCCCTTTTAACAATATTAAAGCATTAGAGGAAGTAATGAATGAAGAAGTTGCGGCGGTAATGGTAGAAGTAGTTCAAGGAGAGGGAGGAGTCATACCTGCTGATCTATCTTTTTTGAAAGAGATTGAAACATTATGTAATAAGTTCGGTTCCTTATTTATTATAGACGAAGTACAAACGGGGATAGGAAGAACTGGAACACTATTCGCTTATGAACAAGTGGGAATAGAGCCTGATATCGTTACCGTTGCAAAGGCACTTGGGAATGGCATTCCTGTCGGAGCGATGATTGGCCGGAAAGAGCTCGGAACGTCGTTTACTGCAGGATCACACGGTTCAACTTTTGGCGGGAATTACATCGCGATGGCTGCAGCGAAAGAAGTATTGCAAGTAAGTAAAAGACCATCGTTTTTAAAAGAAGTACAAGAAAAGGGCGAGTACGTATTACAGAAGTTGCAAGAGGAATTACAACATGTCGAATGTATTCAAAATATACGTGGTAAGGGGCTTATGGTTGGGATTGAGTGTAAGCATGAAGTTGCAAGTTTTATAGAACAACTAGAGAAAGAAGGACTTCTCGTATTACAAGCAGGGCCTAATGTTATAAGACTATTACCGCCACTCATTGTCACGAATGAAGAGTTAGAACAGGCAGTATATATAATAAAAAAAGTAGTTTGTACAAAAAACGTATCAATCATATAA
- the argJ gene encoding bifunctional glutamate N-acetyltransferase/amino-acid acetyltransferase ArgJ, producing the protein MIKVESITKLENGSIVTPKGFSAIGTANGLKKEKKDLGVIICEVPASCAAVYTTNQIQAAPLLVTKDSITAEGKLQAIIVNSGNANACTGMKGLQDAYEMRALGAEHFGVKENYVAVASTGVIGVQLPMDIIRKGVTTLIPAKEVSEARSFSEAILTTDLITKETCYEMIIDGKKVTIAGVAKGSGMIHPNMATMLSFITTDAHIEHDVLQTALSQITNHTFNQITVDGDTSTNDMVIVMASGLSETKPINMEHTDWETFAFALQKVCEDLAKKIALDGEGATKLIEVNVLGARTNEEAKKIAKQIVGSSLVKTAIHGEDSNWGRIISSIGQSEVAINPNTIDITLQSIAVLKNSEPQMFSEEEMKKKLKEHEIMIDVYLHLGEEKGSAWGCDLSYEYVKINACYRT; encoded by the coding sequence ATGATTAAAGTAGAGTCTATTACTAAACTGGAAAATGGTTCCATTGTAACGCCGAAAGGCTTTTCGGCGATCGGTACTGCAAATGGTTTGAAAAAAGAAAAAAAGGATTTAGGTGTAATCATTTGTGAAGTGCCAGCATCATGCGCTGCCGTTTATACAACGAATCAAATACAAGCAGCCCCGCTACTTGTAACGAAAGACAGTATAACTGCTGAGGGGAAATTACAAGCTATTATCGTCAATAGCGGAAATGCAAATGCTTGCACAGGAATGAAAGGATTACAAGATGCTTACGAGATGCGTGCATTAGGGGCGGAACATTTTGGAGTGAAAGAAAATTACGTTGCAGTAGCTTCAACAGGTGTAATTGGTGTTCAGCTGCCGATGGATATAATCCGAAAGGGAGTTACAACTCTTATCCCGGCGAAGGAAGTAAGTGAAGCGCGTTCTTTTTCTGAAGCGATTTTAACGACGGATCTTATAACGAAAGAAACTTGCTATGAGATGATTATTGATGGGAAGAAAGTGACGATTGCTGGTGTTGCGAAAGGTTCAGGGATGATTCATCCGAATATGGCAACGATGCTGAGTTTTATTACGACAGACGCTCATATAGAACATGACGTATTGCAAACAGCATTATCACAAATAACGAATCATACATTTAATCAAATTACGGTAGATGGGGATACTTCTACGAATGATATGGTCATCGTTATGGCAAGTGGATTATCAGAAACGAAACCAATCAATATGGAACATACGGATTGGGAAACTTTCGCATTTGCTTTACAGAAGGTATGTGAAGATTTAGCAAAAAAAATTGCACTAGATGGTGAAGGTGCTACGAAGTTAATAGAAGTAAATGTGCTAGGAGCTCGAACGAATGAAGAGGCAAAGAAAATTGCAAAGCAAATAGTCGGTTCGAGTCTTGTGAAAACAGCAATACATGGTGAAGACTCAAATTGGGGGCGAATTATTAGCAGTATTGGACAAAGTGAAGTTGCGATTAATCCGAATACAATTGATATTACTCTTCAATCTATCGCTGTGTTAAAAAATAGTGAACCTCAAATGTTTTCTGAAGAGGAAATGAAAAAGAAGTTAAAAGAACATGAAATTATGATTGATGTGTATTTACATCTAGGAGAAGAGAAGGGATCAGCTTGGGGCTGTGACTTAAGTTATGAATATGTGAAAATAAACGCTTGTTATCGTACATAA
- the rnz gene encoding ribonuclease Z: MEFVFLGTGAGVPSKGRNVSAIALQLLEERGQTWLFDCGEATQHQILHTSVRPRRIEKIFITHLHGDHIFGLPGLLGSRSFQGGTTPLTVYGPKGIKQFIEVALSVSTTHVKYPLEIVEITEEGTVFEDNEFHVETKRLSHGIECFGYRIVEKDIQGALLVDKLLEMGVKPGPLFKRLKDGEVVELKNGTILNGKDFIGPPQKGRIITILGDTRYCEASRELAQDADVLVHEATFAAEDEQQAYDYFHSTSKQAASIALQANAKRLILTHISSRYQGDTYKELWKEARELFSNTEIATDLKSFPVDR, translated from the coding sequence GTGGAATTTGTATTTTTAGGAACTGGTGCAGGTGTTCCTTCGAAAGGAAGGAACGTTTCGGCAATTGCTTTGCAATTGTTAGAAGAACGAGGACAGACTTGGTTATTTGATTGTGGCGAGGCGACGCAACATCAAATATTACATACATCAGTACGCCCACGCCGCATTGAAAAAATATTTATTACGCATTTACACGGTGATCATATTTTTGGCTTGCCTGGTTTATTGGGAAGCCGTTCATTTCAAGGAGGGACTACACCTCTAACAGTGTATGGACCAAAAGGAATTAAACAATTTATTGAAGTGGCATTATCAGTAAGTACGACACATGTAAAATATCCACTTGAAATTGTTGAGATAACAGAAGAAGGTACTGTATTTGAAGATAATGAATTTCACGTGGAAACGAAAAGATTGTCACATGGCATTGAATGTTTTGGGTATCGCATCGTAGAGAAGGATATACAAGGAGCCCTTTTAGTCGATAAATTGCTGGAGATGGGTGTGAAACCTGGCCCGCTCTTTAAACGTTTAAAAGATGGAGAAGTAGTTGAATTAAAAAATGGTACGATACTAAATGGAAAAGACTTTATTGGTCCGCCTCAAAAGGGAAGAATTATTACCATTTTAGGTGATACAAGATATTGTGAAGCGAGTAGAGAGCTGGCACAAGACGCTGATGTACTTGTTCATGAGGCAACTTTTGCGGCAGAAGATGAACAACAAGCGTATGATTATTTTCATTCTACATCTAAGCAAGCTGCGAGTATTGCACTTCAGGCAAATGCAAAACGATTAATATTGACTCATATTAGTTCTCGTTATCAAGGAGATACATATAAGGAATTATGGAAAGAGGCAAGAGAGCTATTTTCTAATACAGAAATAGCTACGGATTTGAAATCATTTCCAGTAGATAGATAA
- the sdaAB gene encoding L-serine ammonia-lyase, iron-sulfur-dependent subunit beta — MKYRSVFDIIGPVMIGPSSSHTAGAARMGQVARQLFRHEPERVSISLYGSFAKTYRGHGTDVALIGGILGFETDDLRIPEALDIAKERKIEVEFIEEDANAPHPNTARIRLYKGEEEIEVVACSIGGGKIEVVELNGFDLQLTGTSPALLIVNNDRFGAIAAVASILAKHEINISTMSVSRKEKGRRALMVIETDELLADEVIEEINAQQNICQVTIME; from the coding sequence ATGAAGTATCGCTCAGTATTTGATATTATTGGTCCAGTTATGATTGGTCCATCAAGTTCACATACAGCAGGCGCAGCAAGAATGGGGCAAGTTGCTCGCCAGCTGTTTCGTCATGAACCAGAAAGAGTAAGCATTTCATTATATGGATCATTTGCAAAGACGTATCGAGGGCATGGTACGGATGTAGCACTGATCGGTGGAATATTAGGCTTTGAAACAGATGACCTACGTATTCCAGAGGCGCTAGACATAGCAAAAGAGCGCAAAATCGAAGTAGAATTCATTGAAGAAGATGCAAATGCACCTCACCCAAATACAGCGAGAATTCGTTTGTATAAAGGTGAAGAAGAAATTGAAGTTGTTGCTTGCTCAATTGGTGGCGGTAAAATTGAAGTTGTAGAATTAAACGGATTCGATCTTCAATTAACAGGCACGAGTCCAGCACTACTTATTGTAAATAACGATCGCTTCGGTGCTATTGCAGCAGTAGCTTCAATCCTTGCGAAACATGAAATTAACATTAGTACAATGAGTGTTTCTCGTAAAGAAAAAGGAAGAAGAGCGCTTATGGTTATCGAAACAGATGAATTATTAGCAGATGAAGTGATTGAAGAAATAAACGCGCAACAAAATATTTGTCAAGTAACTATTATGGAATAA
- the argC gene encoding N-acetyl-gamma-glutamyl-phosphate reductase: MKVAIIGATGYGGIELIRLLEQHPYFSIASLHSFSQVGECITNVYPHFQNVFVHTLQEIDAEEIVKEAEIVFLATPAGVSAELTPKLLAVGLKVIDLSGDFRMKDPLIYEQWYKRTAAKEEVLREAVYGLSEWQRSEIQNANLIANPGCFATAALLAILPLVCSGIIEEDSIIIDAKSGVSGAGKTPTTMTHFPELYDNLRIYKVNEHQHVPEIEQMLAEWNRETKPITFSTHLIPISRGIMITLYAKVKREMEREQFQKIYEETYEQSAFIRIRTQGEFPSPKEVRGSNYCDMGVAYDERTGRVTVVSVIDNMMKGAAGQAIQNANIVAGLEETTGLQYIPLYL, from the coding sequence ATGAAAGTCGCGATTATTGGAGCAACTGGGTATGGGGGTATTGAGTTAATTCGGTTATTAGAGCAACATCCATATTTTTCGATAGCATCTCTTCATTCTTTTTCGCAAGTTGGCGAGTGTATAACAAATGTATATCCGCATTTTCAAAATGTTTTTGTTCATACGTTACAAGAAATTGATGCGGAGGAAATAGTGAAGGAAGCAGAAATTGTATTTTTAGCAACCCCAGCAGGAGTATCAGCAGAGTTAACTCCAAAACTATTAGCGGTAGGTCTAAAAGTAATTGACCTATCCGGAGACTTTCGTATGAAAGATCCTTTGATATATGAACAGTGGTATAAAAGGACAGCTGCAAAAGAAGAAGTTCTTAGGGAAGCTGTATATGGGTTAAGTGAATGGCAAAGGTCCGAGATTCAAAATGCAAATTTAATTGCAAACCCAGGATGTTTTGCTACAGCTGCATTATTAGCGATATTGCCGTTAGTATGTAGCGGCATAATTGAAGAAGATTCAATTATTATAGATGCGAAATCAGGAGTATCTGGAGCAGGCAAAACGCCAACAACGATGACTCACTTTCCTGAGTTATACGATAACTTACGTATTTATAAAGTAAATGAGCATCAACACGTTCCTGAGATTGAGCAAATGCTTGCAGAGTGGAATAGAGAAACGAAGCCAATCACGTTTAGTACACATTTAATTCCGATATCACGAGGGATTATGATTACACTGTATGCGAAAGTAAAACGTGAAATGGAAAGAGAACAATTTCAAAAAATATATGAAGAAACGTATGAACAATCGGCTTTCATTCGAATTCGTACGCAAGGAGAGTTTCCAAGTCCGAAAGAAGTGAGGGGCTCAAATTATTGTGATATGGGGGTAGCTTACGATGAAAGAACAGGAAGAGTGACAGTCGTTTCTGTTATAGACAATATGATGAAAGGTGCGGCTGGGCAAGCGATTCAAAATGCAAATATAGTAGCGGGACTAGAAGAAACAACAGGTTTACAATATATACCACTTTATCTATAA
- the argB gene encoding acetylglutamate kinase: MSDYIVVKCGGSMLDQLNDVFFDCIKKLQQKYKVVIVHGGGPEIDAKLKDCNIKVEKRDGLRVTPKEVMDVVQMVLCGSTNKKFVMNLQKHNLLAVGLSGCDGNLLQVQPVGAEIGYVGEVSYVKTALLKGLINMNYIPVIAPVGINDNEIYNINADTAAAGIAAALSAKELIFITDVDGILNEGKLVKKTDEFEIVTFIETGVITGGMIPKVQAALASLKMGVQKITIVNGTKDFTEVTGECIGTTVTKGVSIA; the protein is encoded by the coding sequence ATGAGCGATTATATTGTAGTGAAATGCGGCGGTAGTATGTTGGATCAATTAAATGATGTGTTTTTTGATTGTATAAAGAAATTGCAACAGAAGTATAAAGTAGTGATTGTTCATGGTGGCGGCCCAGAAATTGATGCTAAATTAAAAGATTGTAACATCAAAGTAGAAAAAAGAGATGGTTTACGAGTGACACCAAAAGAAGTTATGGATGTTGTTCAAATGGTGCTATGCGGAAGTACAAATAAAAAGTTTGTAATGAATTTACAAAAGCATAATTTACTTGCGGTAGGGCTTTCCGGGTGTGATGGTAATTTACTTCAAGTTCAACCTGTTGGCGCAGAGATAGGATATGTAGGAGAGGTAAGTTATGTAAAAACAGCCTTACTAAAAGGTTTAATAAATATGAATTATATTCCTGTTATTGCTCCGGTTGGGATCAATGATAATGAGATTTATAACATAAATGCGGATACCGCTGCAGCTGGAATTGCGGCCGCATTATCCGCAAAAGAACTCATTTTTATTACAGATGTAGATGGCATATTAAATGAAGGGAAATTAGTAAAGAAAACGGACGAATTTGAGATTGTTACTTTTATAGAAACAGGTGTTATTACAGGTGGGATGATTCCGAAAGTACAGGCGGCACTAGCATCATTAAAAATGGGAGTGCAAAAGATAACTATTGTGAATGGTACAAAAGATTTTACTGAGGTTACAGGAGAGTGTATTGGAACGACGGTAACGAAAGGCGTGAGTATTGCATGA
- the proI gene encoding pyrroline-5-carboxylate reductase ProI, producing the protein MSIQNISFLGAGSIAEAIIGGLLHANVVKGEQITVSNRSNETRLQELHKKYGVKGTHNKKELLTDTTILFLAMKPKDVTEALTPFKEDIHNNLLIISLLAGVSTHSIRNLLQKDVPIIRAMPNTSAAILKSATAISPSKDVTAEHIRTAIALFETIGLVSVVEEEDMHAVTALSGSGPAYIYYVVEAMEEAAKTIGLKEDVAKSLILQTMIGAAEMLKASEKHPSVLRKEITSPGGTTEAGIEVLQEHKFQQALISCITQATKRSHNLGKTLEQLTKEK; encoded by the coding sequence ATGTCTATTCAAAACATTTCCTTTCTCGGTGCAGGCTCTATTGCTGAAGCTATTATTGGTGGCTTGTTACATGCAAATGTTGTGAAAGGCGAACAAATTACCGTAAGTAATCGTTCTAACGAAACAAGATTGCAGGAGCTACATAAAAAATACGGCGTCAAAGGTACGCATAATAAAAAAGAGCTACTTACTGATACAACTATTCTTTTTCTAGCAATGAAACCGAAGGATGTTACAGAAGCGCTTACTCCTTTTAAAGAAGATATACATAATAACCTGCTTATTATTTCCCTATTAGCAGGTGTTTCTACTCACTCAATTAGAAACCTACTTCAAAAAGATGTTCCGATTATTCGTGCGATGCCAAATACATCTGCAGCTATTTTAAAATCAGCTACTGCTATCTCGCCTTCAAAAGATGTAACGGCGGAACATATTCGCACTGCTATAGCTTTATTTGAAACAATCGGTCTCGTCTCTGTTGTAGAGGAAGAAGATATGCATGCTGTCACTGCATTATCTGGAAGTGGACCTGCTTATATTTATTACGTAGTGGAAGCGATGGAAGAAGCCGCAAAAACAATTGGTTTAAAAGAAGATGTTGCAAAGTCACTTATTCTCCAGACGATGATTGGTGCTGCTGAAATGCTAAAAGCAAGTGAAAAACACCCTTCTGTTTTGCGAAAGGAAATTACTTCTCCTGGTGGAACGACCGAAGCAGGCATTGAAGTATTACAAGAACATAAATTTCAACAAGCGCTTATTTCTTGTATTACACAGGCTACAAAACGATCACATAATCTTGGGAAAACATTAGAACAACTAACAAAAGAAAAATAA
- a CDS encoding MBL fold metallo-hydrolase encodes MTAIHRMEIPVPFAVETVNVFLVEGETLTLIDTGTNTEEARNALESQLGALGYTIEDIETVVITHHHADHCGLLNIFSEKTNIIGHPWNEPWITQNPKFLKWYHEFFRETALQFGVPAAFLKDEALLTTRTLKYSCNRSLTHTVREGDCIDSLPGFTVLETPGHASTHISLYRESDGILIGGDALISHISSNPILEPPYEGQTERARPLLQYNQTLQRLSEMNISRILSGHGEDVLNVKQLIETRLQKQETRAFKVLELLKEKPMTAFEVCVKLFPVLYKEQLPLTISETVGQLDYLAYNQQVMIDESSQQLIYYAK; translated from the coding sequence ATGACGGCGATTCACCGAATGGAGATTCCTGTGCCATTTGCAGTTGAGACTGTGAATGTGTTTTTAGTTGAGGGGGAGACATTAACATTAATTGATACAGGGACGAATACAGAAGAGGCAAGAAATGCGTTAGAAAGTCAATTAGGTGCATTAGGATATACGATAGAAGATATTGAAACAGTAGTCATTACGCACCATCATGCGGATCATTGTGGGCTTTTAAATATATTTTCTGAGAAAACGAACATTATTGGACATCCCTGGAATGAGCCTTGGATCACGCAAAACCCAAAATTTTTAAAGTGGTATCATGAGTTTTTTAGAGAGACAGCTTTGCAATTTGGTGTTCCAGCAGCATTTTTGAAAGACGAGGCGTTATTGACGACAAGGACACTGAAATATTCTTGTAATAGATCGTTAACGCATACTGTGAGAGAAGGAGATTGTATTGATTCTCTGCCTGGATTTACAGTACTTGAAACACCAGGTCATGCTTCTACTCATATTTCTTTATATAGAGAATCTGATGGAATATTAATTGGTGGAGATGCTCTCATTAGTCATATTTCTTCGAATCCAATACTAGAACCACCATATGAAGGGCAAACAGAACGGGCACGCCCATTACTACAATATAATCAAACATTACAGCGTTTAAGCGAAATGAATATTTCACGCATTTTATCAGGGCATGGGGAAGATGTTCTAAATGTGAAACAACTTATTGAAACGAGATTACAAAAGCAAGAAACACGTGCGTTTAAAGTACTTGAGTTATTAAAGGAAAAACCAATGACAGCATTTGAAGTATGTGTAAAACTATTTCCGGTATTATATAAAGAACAATTACCACTTACTATTTCAGAAACGGTTGGACAATTGGACTATTTAGCATATAATCAACAAGTGATGATTGATGAGTCATCGCAACAATTGATTTATTATGCAAAGTAG
- a CDS encoding DUF3932 family protein, with protein sequence MKEAFRLQTDFSSSFDRWVSSFVSDHPAQLEWTTLKELIHEYTTTHTNDSLPTYISSTLTYYAQRVSTTNSSEIVIFENATIS encoded by the coding sequence ATGAAAGAAGCATTTCGTTTACAAACTGATTTTTCATCTTCATTTGATCGCTGGGTAAGTTCTTTCGTGTCTGATCACCCAGCACAATTAGAATGGACGACTTTGAAAGAATTAATCCATGAATATACAACAACACATACAAATGATTCGTTACCAACATATATTTCTTCAACTTTAACCTATTACGCACAACGCGTTTCAACAACAAACAGTTCAGAAATTGTTATTTTTGAAAATGCTACAATCTCATAA
- the sdaAA gene encoding L-serine ammonia-lyase, iron-sulfur-dependent, subunit alpha: MFRNAAELVAQAKEQNVKIAEIMIQCEMETRNISREEVIAGMEKNLVVMEQAVERGIRGVKSPTGLTGGDAVKVQTYMNSGKGLSGDTILDAVSKAVATNEVNAAMGIICATPTAGSAGTVPGVLFALREKLQPTREEMIEFLFTAGAFGMVVANNACISGAAGGCQAEVGSASGMAAAAAVEMAGGTQDQAATAMAISLKNMLGLVCDPVAGLVEVPCVKRNAAGAANAMISADLALAGVTSTIPCDEVIEAMFRIGQTMPVALRETAEGGLAATPTGRRLQEEIFGKTNN; this comes from the coding sequence ATGTTTCGGAACGCAGCGGAACTAGTGGCGCAAGCTAAAGAACAAAATGTAAAAATCGCAGAAATTATGATTCAATGTGAAATGGAAACAAGAAATATTTCACGTGAAGAAGTAATTGCTGGTATGGAAAAGAACTTAGTCGTAATGGAGCAAGCAGTAGAACGTGGTATTCGCGGAGTGAAATCACCAACTGGTTTAACCGGCGGAGATGCTGTAAAAGTTCAGACGTATATGAATAGCGGAAAAGGCTTATCTGGAGATACGATTTTGGACGCAGTGAGTAAAGCTGTTGCAACAAATGAAGTAAACGCAGCGATGGGAATTATTTGTGCAACACCAACAGCAGGGTCTGCTGGAACAGTGCCGGGTGTACTATTTGCACTAAGAGAAAAATTGCAGCCGACACGTGAAGAAATGATTGAATTCTTATTTACAGCAGGAGCTTTCGGTATGGTTGTTGCGAATAACGCTTGCATTTCTGGTGCAGCGGGAGGATGCCAAGCTGAAGTTGGTTCAGCAAGTGGAATGGCAGCTGCAGCTGCAGTTGAAATGGCTGGTGGAACACAAGATCAAGCAGCTACAGCGATGGCAATTTCATTAAAGAACATGCTTGGTTTAGTATGCGATCCTGTTGCAGGACTTGTAGAAGTACCTTGCGTAAAACGTAATGCAGCAGGAGCTGCAAATGCGATGATTTCAGCTGATTTAGCATTAGCTGGCGTAACGAGTACAATTCCATGTGATGAAGTAATTGAGGCAATGTTTAGAATCGGACAAACGATGCCAGTAGCACTTCGTGAAACAGCTGAAGGTGGACTTGCAGCAACACCGACTGGTCGTCGTCTGCAAGAAGAGATTTTTGGGAAGACTAATAACTAA
- a CDS encoding YqzH family protein yields the protein MNEKLIEKMIIKSFQQYQCNPMSNEDQEMLIKHIQTIIHSNTEIDVYEAVEDIVYDYVTGK from the coding sequence ATGAATGAGAAATTAATTGAGAAAATGATTATAAAAAGTTTTCAGCAATATCAATGTAATCCTATGTCAAATGAGGATCAGGAAATGCTAATTAAACATATTCAAACGATAATTCATTCAAATACTGAAATTGATGTCTACGAGGCAGTTGAGGATATCGTTTACGATTATGTGACTGGAAAATAA
- a CDS encoding SDR family NAD(P)-dependent oxidoreductase translates to MTGRLQNKVIVITGASSGIGEQVAMQVAAQGATPVLMARTEDKLQALVDKIKETYNTPCYYYVLDVSEEMEVQSVFSKVLQEVGRIDILVNNAGFGIFKTFEDASMGEVKDMFQVNVFGLVACTKAVLPYMVNKNEGHIINIASLAGKIATPKSSAYAATKHAVLGFTNSLRMELANTDIYVTAINPGPIDTNFFEIADQSGTYVKNMGRYMLKPTYVAEQIVQSMKTKKREVNLPKWMGIGPKLYALFPGLFERVAGKSLSKK, encoded by the coding sequence ATGACAGGACGTTTACAAAATAAAGTAATCGTCATTACAGGTGCTTCTAGTGGGATTGGTGAGCAAGTTGCAATGCAAGTTGCAGCACAGGGAGCGACTCCAGTATTAATGGCTCGAACAGAAGACAAACTACAAGCGCTAGTAGACAAAATTAAAGAAACTTATAATACGCCTTGCTATTATTATGTATTAGATGTAAGTGAAGAGATGGAAGTACAGTCTGTTTTTTCAAAGGTATTACAAGAAGTGGGACGTATTGATATATTAGTAAACAATGCGGGATTTGGTATTTTTAAAACGTTTGAAGATGCGTCAATGGGTGAAGTAAAAGATATGTTCCAAGTAAATGTATTTGGATTAGTAGCATGTACGAAAGCGGTACTACCTTATATGGTAAACAAGAATGAAGGACATATTATTAATATTGCTTCACTTGCTGGAAAAATTGCAACTCCGAAATCGAGTGCTTATGCAGCAACGAAACATGCCGTATTAGGATTTACGAATAGTTTACGTATGGAATTAGCGAATACAGATATTTATGTTACAGCGATTAATCCAGGTCCAATAGATACAAACTTTTTTGAAATAGCTGATCAATCCGGTACATATGTGAAAAATATGGGACGATACATGTTAAAACCAACATATGTAGCAGAACAAATCGTGCAATCAATGAAAACGAAAAAGCGTGAAGTAAACTTACCGAAGTGGATGGGCATTGGTCCGAAACTTTATGCTCTATTCCCAGGTTTATTTGAGCGTGTTGCAGGCAAATCATTAAGTAAAAAATAG